The genomic DNA gtgctatattcttcgcATGATCTCGGTAAAAAGTTGAATTAACCGAAGCATAAAATGatagctaaaattttaaaagagtgcttaggcctaatcactgaaacgtgcgcttaggcttaatcagtaaacgagtgctatattcatcacactatctcggtaaaaagtgtagttaaccgaaccgtaaagtgaaagctaaaattttagcCTGCATAGCAGGCGTCGAAAGGGGTAGGGGATAGGGGATAGGGAGGAAGgtaaaagggggagggggattGGGGAGAGGGAGAGGGGACGCCTGCTCTAAGAACCCCCTTTTGTTCATATCTGCGGACGCTGGCGTCCGCAAattcctgattggctgagccgTAATGAGTAACATATTGAAATGCGCGTTTCACATTTCAACAAAAAGTCGAGATGGCAGCCGTAGACGCGGATGTCGTAGAGAGTGCTTTGAGAGATGTGAATTTATCAAGTGGTagagaaattgttttaaaaccAGAGCAAGAATCAGCAGTAAGGGCTCTTTTAGCCGACAGAGATGTCCTGGCGGTTTTGCCGACCAGATACGGCAAGAGTTTAATTTACCAAATGTTTGTACGCGCGAAGAACTACGAGCTAAATGGTAATGCGGCGATTCTCATCATTTCACCACTGAAAAGTATTATCGAAGACCAGTTGCAGGAGATGGAATTGTTGGGCTACCCAGCGAAAGATTTAGCCAATTTATCGAACGATGACATTCGCTGATGTAACTTCAAAATTGTGTTTGCAACCGCCGAAAAAGTCAAAGAGAAGCCCTTCCGAGCAATGTTGATGGACTCCAAATCGAAGTTACATAGAAACATCTCGGCTATTGTGGTGGACGAATCGCACACGGTCGATACATGGACAGGAAAAAGGTAGAAAGCTCTAACTTGTTTTTTTGTGTAGCTACAAGGGATTTCTATTGAAAGGCACTGGAAATTTTACACAACTGTAAATCTAGTTCGCACCCTAGCATGAATCGATCTTTGAGATTGAATGGATGCGATTCAAGATTATCAGAGTAAAATTACATCTATTGCTTTGATCATAAGTTGCTTTTGTTTGATTATGACAAGTGCTTTATCGTTTCATTTTAGGAAGAACTCCAAGGGAACAGCTTTCAGAAAAGCTTATGGAGAACTTGCTGTTCTGAGATGTTTGTGCAAAGAAGGTTAGTTAATTTTAATTATCATCCCATATGTTTAAACCCTGAAAGTGGGGTAATTGACATTTTAGGTTGGAAATGATAATGAAAGTATTGGGAGGAAGACTATTGTAAAGTAATAGGTTCTATACTGTAGAAGCTTTGTCAAAACCATTGCAAATATATTTTTACTGTTTACTTATACATACACGTCCTTTGTTTCATGGTAACAGTACAGTGATTAATAATTATCATTCTCTTTACTTATTTAGGAACTCCCATTCTTGCTTTAACTGGGACAGCTGATGATACAACTAAGAGCACAATATGCAGGGAGCTGTCCTTACATGAAGATGTCCTTAAGATCTTTATTCGTCCTCACAGACCAAACATCAGGATTTCTGTCACCAAAGTAAAGAAGGATGACATGGACAAACAAATTGATTGGCTCGTGGAGGAAGTGAAAGAGAAAGAAGACACAACACCCAAGACCATAATCTTTTGCAACACCCTTAAAGATATAGCAACTGTGGTCAACTTGCTATTCTTCAAGCTAGGTAAACATGCCACTGTGCCTGTTGGCTCATCAGacgtcaggatggcttagtggttatcaacagtgccttccacctctgcgacccgggttcaactctcggccccgagatcgtatgtgggctgagttttagtcaatctcaacctgactccgagggtttttctccgggtactccggttttcctccctcagcaaaagcGACTcacagcctattccatcaggctgtggtgctgtgctccgaggtcatataTGGGTCGTgctcaggggccgagcgcctagccggcagcacagctccttcgctCTGATCTCGTTGAGccgcgcccttagcaattcagtctcggACTGCGAGTAAGGGTGTTTAGCATGTCACGTATTTTGTCACGTATTACTATGAAAACTTCATTATTGGAATCTTCCATTCTGTCAGTTGGCCCAAAATGAAGGAGAAACTTCTAGCAGATTTTAGAAAGCAGTCAAAAAAAAGTATAATCGTAGCTAGTACTGCTCTCACTATGGGTGTAAACTTTGGTGATGTTAGGTACATCATTAACTGGGGTCCCGCACGAAATTTATTAGACCAGTTGCAGGAAGCTGGCCGAGCAGGACGTGATGGCATCAAGTCACACCTTATAATCACTTACTATGGTCAGCAACTGTCTCATCGTGAAGATGAAGTCAAAGACTTTGTAAAATGTGAGGGTTGTTATAGAGTAGCTTTGTACAAGAATTTTGACAGCGAAATCCAGCCTGTAAGTCCAGGACATGACTGCTGTTCTTATACTGTGCTACAAAATGTTGCAATGAAGGCTGCACTGAGCTggtacaatttgaaaaccagtCTCCCTTACCTGCATCATTACCCGCTCTCACTAGACCTGTCAGTGATGAAGACAAAGCTGACATCAGAGCAGCATTTACAGAATTGGTGCAAGTGAAGGATGATAATGCCTTTGGAGCTGCATCACAGCATGCCTTTTCCCAGGAACTTGTCAGAGACATAGAAGAAAATTGTTATCGCTTGTTTACCATTAAGGATGTTTTTGAATGCTTGCCCGTGTATTCACTGAATCACTGCATGAAAATTCTAGAAATAATCGAAGAAACGTTTGGAGATCTACCACACATGGATAACACTCATCGACTTGTTATTTCTGAAATTCCTGACTTTTTTGATCTGTTACCATGGgaaccagaaaattttgaaacataCTTTGATGAAGCTGATGACGACCTTGAGGAATTGGACATCTTATGATAATTATAAGTCTACAAAATGTATGTACACATCTCATGCCATGGTTTATTACCTTTTATTATTTAAAGACACGTCTCTTCTCTgacattaatttaaaaataaggCAGTTTATTTCCTAGAGTAAAGAGAAATCAGCAAGGACTGCCAAGCTGAGTACATGTTTaataaatttgaaagtgaaaaataattgttattgcaGCCAGATCAATAATCATGTCCTGGACAGTAACTTTTTACTAATTACAACAATAAGCCTTGTTTCtggcattaattaattaaaatatagctgtttttcctttcctttaattgAAAAGATATGTCAAGCAGAATTCTTGTTTATATTTCTGCTGTTGTGAAAATGGctttatttgtttacattatGATCCGCTGTTGTGTAAATACAATATGCAGGATAAATTTGAATGATACTATGTTGAGCTTACTCATTTACTCTTTATGAACTAATAAGGTTTCATTTTTTGAAGCAGTGACCCGGGCACTTGAGACGACTTTActtcaaaattatttataattattttcacTTGTCCTGGTGAACCTATCAAACAGTGAGCCAATGACAAACCAGCAAGGAACCTGGAGCAGACTCAAATGACAagaaattttttcatttttaaaaaaaaataatattagaCCGCATGTGTTCTACTGGATTAAGTATACATAATGACAATTGGTATATCCCACACCAAAGCAAAAATTCAATTGGAGACATAGTGCATGACATGATCCATGGTTGGAACTCAAAATGGGAAAAGCTGGGACGGTTACCTTTCACTTTGAGGTTTTACATAACAAAGTGGGTGCAGATTTTTATCTCAGTCTTTTATTATGGGCCTATACAACATTCATTTCAATTTAAAACATACCAAAAagaattgtaaaatttaatATTCAAACAAGCATTGGAAAAAAGAGTCGTTTGTTGACATTCCCTTTGATCACCAGTGGCATACCCTTTTTACATGTTAGAGTAACCTAGTCCCTTTGGATCACTCATTGTGCTCATAGATTGACTCCCATTTCTTTAGAAGATCACTTAACCACTTGTGAAGATCTCGGTAATCAAGCTTATGTAGCAAATTGGAGGAAAACTTAGGGAAGGAAGGGTGGCCAtctcgcccccccccccccttccttgaaaacaaagacctctTTGTCCATGAGGTCAGATGTGATTTGCTGAACTGCATCCTCTGGCCTTCCCTGAGCTCTCTGCTTGGAACCTCGAGACAATTTACAGTCAACATCAACAGATGTCATCAGTAATTCAAGAAGCTCTGAGCAACGTGCCAAGCACTGTGCACTGTTCTCAGTCAAGTTTGCTCCCAACCCTCTCCATACACCTTTTACGACTTTATTACGATGCTCTAACTCAAGCTCAAATGGAATATTTCAACCTATGTCACCGTGCTTATTAAAAAAACGATTCAATTTCAATTGGCACGCTTCAGACTTTGACAAAAGAGAAACTACTTTCACAAGGTATAACAAGACTGCATAGGCATATTTGTGGTGGCCACCAGCTTTGTAAGACAAGAGAGCGAGCTTATAAAGGTCAAATAGCCTATCACCATCCCCCTCTTTAATAGCATCATTGAATTCTATAAGTATGAGCCCAAAAGCAAGTTTCCCTCTGTGATAATTGTACAGATAATCGTGTGTGGGAAACTCGTCACATATGTCTGCAGTAACAGTTTCCTTCTGCCCAGGGTGAGTTTGTCTTTAATGTCTGCAATCAACAACAACGAAAAGCCAAATATTACAAGAGTCAACTATATTAGTTAAATGTATTATAAAATTAAAGATTCTTTCTGGGAGGCAATTTGTTTAATCTAAAGCCAAAGCCAATGATGTGAATGCAagtgggtggggtggggggtaCATGCCAGGGCATGTTCCATATGGCATGAGGAAATTTGAGAATTAGCTAACTTGGGGGATTCAGTTTAATAAACCAGGTAACACAATACAACAGGTAAAACATAATGAATAATGGGGCAAAAGCATCCCCCTACTCCCTTTTGAGGCCCTGAATTATGACCGGTAATAATACTAAGTTAattgttttccctttttattaCCCTCAATCCTATTAACAACCAAGCAATAAACCTGTTTCTTGTTGCCTTGGTCCTGAACACATAACCACAGTTTGCTCTGCACTTGAAGTACCCGAATGAATCTCTTTCTTCTGTACTGGACTCAGCACGAAGGCCATGGGCATCTATTTCATGTCtgttaagaaaataaaaattagacAAGATTGAGCTGATAATAAGTCAACGGACTTGATATCCCTAAAACGTGAAAGACATATTTTCTGATGCAcaattgtgtttgtttgttaCACAAGCTATACAATTTTCACCATTCTTTTTACTTCTGTTGTTGTTATGGTACCATTTTATGTCTGGTAAAACAGATATATTATCATATAAtgaataaaaaacaaatagcAATATTAttagagaattaaaaaaaaaagtagctCCCATCGGTCATATTCACCTACTTTCTCAGAgattcatgatttttttttatagcaTATACATGTTAATAGCAAAAACTTACTTGACTCTGCCTGAGTGATAGACATAGGTCTGCTGGCAGTTTGGTTCccgacatttgaatggttgctgGCTTGCTTTATGTAGTTCTCTGGTCTGCATGACCAGAACTGTCACCTCGTGAGTGCTAACCACAAATTTATCGATGTACTTGGAACAAAGGTCCATCAACCACTTATGCCTTAAGGACTTATCTTCCTTCGAACTTGGGATGTCAATGCTGGGAACATCTGTCACACAATAATTACAAACAGCTGAATAAGATTTAGAAACAgagattttttaaaatagaatGAAGGTGGTAATATTGCAAAGGTTTTTTCTCATGGGTCATTACACTCGTACTATATTAAATTCAAGGATTAAGGCAGGTGACTTTGCAAAAAAGTGACTGAAAGGGGATTAGGGGAAGTAAGTTGATTGCATTTTTAATCTTACCATCTGGTTTCGTCATTCCAAGCATAACCATAAAGGAAGCACATATATGTCCTTCGATTTCACGCTGGTGGAATTCTTTGTACTCATTGTAGTGGTTATGGACACCTTTTGTAGCATTTGATTTACCAGTACGGTTCATACTTGCTCGACTTGTCCCAACTTCAGCCACCGATGAGTTATCTACAAACATTGCATACTCCAGCTAAAAATATGATTAAAATGAAGACTTAAAAGAGTTAGCAAACAATGCGAGCCAGCAAAccatgcaaaagaaaaacagaaaaaaattgaaaaagcaGTAATGTGAAAAAATCCGAAAGCTAACCTCGGTTAATGAGTGTTTAATGCCAAAAAGTGCTTAACCCTAATTCATCAATTTCATCGTGACGTATGATTTGTTCTTGAAATATTTGATAGCCTGCATGGCAGGCACAAAAAGGGGAGGGGCGGGGggggaaagggaaaaaatgcaATGATATTTAGTAAAGTCTTTTGTTTCatggcaagaaaaaaaaaaaatattgtattGCAGTTAAGATGATCAACGAAAAACTGTAtagaaaacaagaaaagtatCACGATTTAAAAGGAAGAAGGAAACTGTTTTGGATAATAATTAACATTACAATACCTCATACAAGTTAACTTTTGCATGCCAATCTGCTACTTCTGGGAGTATTCCTCCTAAGCGATCATATTGAGTCAGGCCATCGCGAAAGGTCCACTGGGCATTTCTAGCCCTTTCCTCAAAAAGCTGATCTCTGTGCGGTGGCACTGGGTGGACCACTTCCCTCTGATCATCAGCTTTTAGCTCAGATGGTACATACTTTTCCTGGTTATGCATGATGATCTGTGCCATCTCCGCAGCAATGTTAGGATTCTTGAATTGCACACCAAGGCAACACTAAATAAAgcagttttgaaagaaatgttaAGCTTAATCAATTTTAACTATCTGGCTCTGAACTTCAATTGGGTGCCGGTTCTATGAACTGAAAAATTCTGAAATGCACACAGGCAAACCTTCATTCAGGGGTCAGCCATTAAGCAACCACGATCTGTTAAGTGGCCAGTAATCAAAGTCCTGAAATGATAACCTGGAAAGCAATTGGAaatcttttttttactttttatttgaaCAATAAAGTGCTAGATGTACAACAGCCAATAATACTTACGGAAGAAGATTTAACAGACATGACATCAGTATATGGGTGTGGAATGTGATGCACTACAACATCCTGAAAGTTCTTGAATGTCTTTCGTAGTGTGGTTTGTAAAGATTGATCACATATCGATCGGCtgttcagttttgtaaacaactgcagTCACTTTGACAGCACTTTGATGATCAGTCCATGTATTTTGGAAATACATAGTTCAGTAGTTGTGTCCGTTTCAATTCTCTACAAAATTCGCCCTTTGTAATGtgtttttattcatctttctcGGCAGAGAAGACTCGACAAAACATATGCAATTTCAATCCTTTGGTTGTGAGGACAAACTGTTGTCAACAATGCAAAGCCTGTAAATATAAAAGTGTTATCTTGTAGCGTCACAGCGGCAAAAATGATTCCCGGGTCTACATTTGTATAACCCAGAAGTGTTTATTGACATGATGTCTTATACGTATGAAGAGCTTACTTACCAATTTTCAGgataacttttaactttttggcAGGCGACGGGCAAGTCACCACAgtgaaaaaaaacatcaatgatTCCATTTCCATTTGATGAGAAACTTTGAATTCAGCGGTAAAAGACTTCGCAGCCGACAACTGTGAGCTTTGAATTAACATACAATTTGTCGTTATGGTGATGAGTAAAGAATCTCAACGTCGTGCAGAGCCTGGGTTCTGGTACAAGTGTAAAGATGccgttacactgtgaaatgtttcgtgcaacttttctcgcaatgttttgttgGCATTGTGGCGAGTCAAGTtgcacaaaacatttcacagtgtaacataccctgcaaagtttgaaagaaaagcacttAACAGGGTGAGATGTTGCTTTCTATCCCGTACATTCTGGTGTTGTGCTCGCTGGTAATACCCACAGAAActaaaccaaaacaacaaattttcgctcgaaaatttgaaggaaaattcgggaagagcgaattttcgctcggTATATCGGAACAAATTATCAGTGAatgcgaattttcgctcgaaatttcggaacgaattatcggtcaaagcgaattttcgctcgaaaattcgcgtCAACTACAACAATAGGCATTGCGAAAATTCGACGAATTTTCTGCGAACTTTCGCGCTGGACAAAAATTCgccatttttcgtcgaaaagccacgaaattcgcgcatttcgtCGAATTAcgttctcattactttttcacaatactgtatATGTCTAATGGCATTAAATTAAGAGGTTTAGGTGCACTTGATgggtgcaaaacaaaacaaaaaaaaaagaacgaaaacGAGTCGGTCTCATCAATGTAAGTTACCAGTAACACCTCACGCAGACTTCCTCTTGACTGAGAGCATGACAATATTATCACGCCACCTTCCTCATAGGGTGTTGTGGATGAAATTCCACGTTGacttataattttttaaacgcttttcaaagaacaaagttttgttttaaaatctcGGATAGAAGTTCATTAGGTCATGCGTGACATAAGACAGTAAATTATTAAACTAGCTGTGTTATCAAACAAAACCACTCACTTGTAGCTCGGCCACTCCTTGCCACAAAGCACTACAATGGTTTCCTCCAGTACTTCACTGTTAAGAGATGTATAATTCAACCTTTGTTTGACGTTGTCGAGAAGATTATTGCATATTCCATACACAGTTCGTCAAACTTGACGCGCCAGTTGCTGCGAACAGCATTTTCATCGAACTGGATTTCCGTTGTGATATCCATATCGTCAT from Montipora foliosa isolate CH-2021 chromosome 7, ASM3666993v2, whole genome shotgun sequence includes the following:
- the LOC138009650 gene encoding probable ATP-dependent DNA helicase RecS; protein product: MAAVDADVVESALRDVNLSSGREIVLKPEQESAVRALLADRDVLAVLPTRYGKSLIYQMFVRAKNYELNGNAAILIISPLKSIIEDQLQEMELLGYPAKDLANLSNDDIR